A region of Halalkaliarchaeum desulfuricum DNA encodes the following proteins:
- a CDS encoding S1 family peptidase — translation MDRRSFLSATVTAGLASTAGCLGYTVVREEQLDTLQERAGEAEELEVVVADKEDRIEELETELDAVESQLEEKQRELEEVRSTHAETVEGLEELESEIDELQRTKSDLEDRLATLEPEADIPDHEIETAIEAALELRNSVVLIVANGSVGTGFYVDGRDYLTAEHVIGGATETTFLESKSGETTEYTARRADDRIDTQVLSAEMDLEDALEFGTIDDVSPGDTLFSVGHPYNVGDWVCSVGTFEGEEEETDLDELYRATVPGRRGTSGSPVFDLDGRVIGMEVVGLTRDDLYHAPEQLFTNFAAYEPDGGFVSIDTIEERLL, via the coding sequence ATGGACAGGCGATCCTTTCTGTCGGCCACAGTCACCGCTGGCTTGGCTTCGACCGCCGGCTGTCTGGGCTACACAGTAGTCCGGGAGGAGCAGTTGGATACCCTCCAGGAGCGTGCAGGGGAAGCCGAAGAGCTAGAGGTCGTCGTCGCCGACAAGGAGGATCGAATCGAGGAGCTCGAAACCGAACTCGATGCGGTGGAATCACAACTGGAAGAGAAACAACGGGAACTCGAAGAGGTCCGGTCGACCCATGCAGAAACAGTGGAGGGCCTGGAGGAACTCGAGAGCGAGATCGACGAGCTACAGCGGACGAAATCGGACCTCGAAGACCGTCTCGCCACCCTCGAACCGGAAGCGGATATCCCGGACCACGAGATCGAGACGGCGATCGAGGCTGCCCTCGAGCTGCGGAACTCGGTCGTCCTCATCGTTGCCAATGGCTCGGTCGGAACTGGATTTTACGTTGACGGTCGGGATTACCTGACTGCCGAACACGTAATCGGGGGCGCAACGGAGACCACCTTCCTGGAGTCCAAATCCGGTGAGACGACAGAATACACCGCACGGCGGGCGGACGACAGAATCGACACACAGGTACTTTCCGCAGAAATGGATCTCGAGGACGCTCTCGAGTTCGGGACCATCGACGACGTCTCCCCGGGAGACACGCTGTTCAGCGTCGGCCATCCATACAATGTCGGAGACTGGGTCTGTTCGGTGGGAACGTTCGAGGGGGAAGAAGAGGAGACTGATCTGGACGAACTGTACAGGGCCACAGTTCCGGGCCGCCGCGGCACGAGCGGGAGCCCGGTGTTCGATCTCGACGGCCGGGTGATCGGGATGGAGGTGGTCGGGTTGACGAGGGACGACCTCTACCATGCGCCCGAGCAACTGTTCACGAACTTCGCTGCCTACGAGCCGGATGGCGGGTTTGTCAGTATCGATACGATCGAAGAACGACTCCTGTGA
- a CDS encoding bifunctional metallophosphatase/5'-nucleotidase — protein sequence MSDPDERRDRQYLSGKEKRPTAYRSGDDDNSHGGDKISQGHNTTSCGCGCGRDRSLRPTRRQVLGAAAAGITASTFSLGAAADEDDTYTIVHDLHSHSDVGDVGESNIARYQTLIQEHIADRDDALFVTTGDELGSSLISFFTEGQHKVDFMNDMGITAAGVGNHDFDYGIDATFEKFENSEFPWITSNLKTPDGDQLPDTEPYHIVDADGIRVGIFNVVLRGFHNITNYPDEYVQEDPVERAEEMTEYLYEEEDCDSVVLSSHVNHETHYEIAEAVDDLDAIFGSHSHITFDEADVHEGTAISEIGYAYAHLGVMTLDSDGDLVDWQRIDLDEEIDPDPVFKQRLVDLHEEIDEQVSQPAGRTAYELDAWGGTNYSRESHMGNLITDAMLDYYDEADVAFQNAGGIRTNDTYGPGELTVEDILSINPFDNEIVLFEAEGWRIRSALGELGLVDVEEESSRIDALPGATFGAQQGQQVAGIQYEWSGHEEPEVHEVYVDGEPLQDDETYTVATTDYIKDIASGYEAFHEIPEEDVIAESGTRYGPAVVEYLTEQGVVEPAIEGRILRVDEEVGAESGLEVDGEAGTVTIRFETPEHALGIYPDTFTAITEHLGGSPVRARDVTVDGEEVLVTFSHNQLLSLATGPGDVSLRVFGGFDPDSEAYGYEDEEGNLRELPVSAGYEYFVMKGSLEDSDGLLGLDDERADVGEDEDDDGEEDGDAGDEDEDEDEDENTGEGDDGEDDTGDDSDDDNGEGPGDDPDEDASLEVPGFGPLAALAGVGGAGTYAYLRVGDEKDDVEE from the coding sequence ATGTCGGATCCAGACGAGAGACGCGACCGACAGTACCTGTCCGGCAAAGAAAAACGACCAACTGCGTATCGTTCGGGGGACGACGACAATTCACACGGAGGAGACAAGATATCACAGGGGCACAATACGACCAGCTGTGGCTGTGGCTGTGGGCGCGATCGGAGCCTCCGTCCGACTCGGCGGCAGGTGCTCGGTGCAGCTGCGGCCGGCATCACTGCTTCCACGTTCAGCCTCGGCGCGGCGGCCGACGAGGACGACACCTACACCATTGTCCACGACCTGCACTCTCACAGCGACGTCGGGGACGTCGGCGAGTCAAACATCGCCCGATACCAGACCCTGATCCAGGAGCACATCGCGGATCGGGACGACGCGCTGTTCGTGACGACCGGCGACGAACTCGGCTCGTCGCTCATCTCGTTTTTCACCGAGGGACAACACAAGGTCGACTTCATGAACGACATGGGGATCACCGCCGCCGGCGTCGGCAACCACGACTTCGACTACGGGATCGACGCCACGTTCGAGAAGTTCGAAAACAGCGAATTCCCCTGGATCACGTCGAACCTGAAGACGCCCGACGGCGACCAGCTTCCCGACACGGAGCCGTACCACATCGTCGACGCCGACGGGATCCGCGTGGGCATTTTCAACGTGGTGCTCAGGGGATTCCACAACATCACCAACTATCCCGACGAATACGTCCAGGAGGATCCGGTCGAACGGGCCGAGGAGATGACCGAGTACCTCTACGAGGAGGAGGACTGCGACTCGGTCGTGCTTTCCTCGCACGTCAACCACGAGACGCACTACGAGATCGCGGAGGCCGTCGACGATCTCGACGCGATTTTCGGCTCTCACTCCCACATCACGTTCGACGAAGCGGACGTCCACGAGGGAACCGCAATAAGCGAGATCGGCTACGCGTACGCTCACCTGGGCGTGATGACTCTCGATTCCGACGGGGACCTCGTCGATTGGCAGCGGATCGACCTCGACGAGGAGATCGATCCGGATCCGGTGTTCAAACAGCGACTCGTGGACCTCCACGAGGAGATCGACGAACAGGTGAGCCAGCCCGCCGGACGAACGGCGTACGAACTCGACGCCTGGGGTGGAACGAACTACTCCCGCGAGAGCCACATGGGGAACCTCATCACCGATGCGATGCTGGACTATTACGACGAAGCCGACGTGGCCTTCCAGAACGCCGGCGGGATCAGGACGAACGACACGTACGGTCCCGGAGAGCTCACGGTCGAGGACATCCTCTCGATCAACCCGTTCGACAACGAAATCGTGCTGTTCGAGGCGGAAGGGTGGCGGATTCGGTCGGCGCTCGGGGAACTCGGCCTCGTCGACGTCGAGGAGGAAAGCTCCAGGATCGACGCGCTACCGGGCGCCACCTTCGGCGCCCAGCAGGGGCAGCAGGTGGCGGGGATCCAGTACGAGTGGAGTGGTCACGAAGAACCGGAAGTCCACGAAGTGTACGTGGACGGCGAACCGCTGCAGGACGACGAGACGTACACCGTCGCCACCACCGACTACATCAAGGACATCGCGAGCGGATACGAAGCGTTCCACGAAATCCCCGAAGAGGACGTCATCGCCGAATCGGGCACCCGCTACGGGCCGGCAGTCGTCGAGTATCTCACCGAACAGGGAGTCGTGGAGCCGGCGATCGAGGGTCGGATTCTCAGGGTGGACGAAGAGGTCGGTGCAGAGTCGGGACTCGAGGTCGACGGGGAGGCGGGAACGGTCACGATTCGGTTCGAGACGCCGGAACACGCTCTCGGGATCTATCCCGACACGTTCACAGCTATCACCGAACATCTCGGGGGTTCGCCGGTCCGTGCCAGGGACGTAACCGTAGACGGCGAGGAAGTTCTCGTCACGTTCAGCCACAACCAGCTACTTTCGTTGGCGACCGGACCTGGAGACGTTTCGCTACGCGTGTTCGGTGGCTTCGACCCCGACAGCGAAGCGTACGGGTACGAGGACGAGGAAGGAAACCTCCGCGAACTCCCGGTTTCCGCCGGATACGAGTACTTCGTCATGAAGGGTTCACTTGAGGACTCGGACGGACTGCTTGGCCTGGACGACGAACGCGCTGACGTCGGTGAGGACGAAGACGACGATGGCGAGGAGGATGGTGACGCCGGTGACGAGGACGAGGACGAGGACGAGGACGAGAACACAGGTGAGGGAGACGACGGAGAAGACGATACAGGCGACGATTCCGACGATGACAACGGCGAGGGTCCGGGAGATGATCCGGACGAGGATGCGAGCCTCGAAGTCCCCGGGTTCGGTCCGCTGGCCGCTCTCGCCGGAGTCGGCGGCGCCGGAACGTACGCCTACCTCCGAGTCGGTGACGAGAAAGACGACGTCGAGGAGTGA
- a CDS encoding methyltransferase produces the protein MTEYPTDDSKPTDGSETTYASDTIYARHAPVFVLWACRETGIVDTLLEAPREPTEVAETTGVTERAAAVALDALVALGFAEERNGEYRPTDRLSAFDPETPIEERGILPHRLDSLEKYLALPTAMKGGDRPGFSETGLENYAAGMASVDGSLLRAAVTATEHAHPRPDCVLDVGGGIGRFGTEFARRGAAVTLVDRPGVIELARQHLEGSDVEPVPGDALESLPDGFDLAFCGRLTVGFSPAENERLFENVYEALDAGGTVACLEYVSGRSSIAPMFAVHMLAMSETGGTYTEEQYHTWLGRAGFVDVDVRDVPGTDCQLVIGRKPE, from the coding sequence ATGACCGAATATCCCACTGACGATAGCAAGCCAACAGACGGAAGCGAGACGACGTACGCCAGTGACACGATATACGCCAGACACGCACCGGTGTTCGTCCTCTGGGCCTGCCGGGAGACGGGCATCGTCGATACACTACTCGAGGCGCCGCGGGAGCCGACGGAGGTCGCCGAAACGACTGGCGTCACCGAACGCGCGGCTGCAGTTGCGCTCGATGCCCTCGTTGCCCTCGGCTTCGCCGAAGAACGGAACGGCGAGTACCGACCCACTGATCGGCTCAGTGCGTTCGACCCGGAAACGCCCATCGAAGAGCGAGGAATCCTTCCACACCGGCTAGATTCCCTGGAGAAATACCTCGCCCTCCCGACGGCGATGAAGGGCGGCGATCGGCCGGGGTTTTCCGAGACGGGGCTCGAAAACTACGCCGCCGGAATGGCTTCCGTCGACGGGAGCCTCCTGCGAGCAGCGGTGACGGCCACCGAACACGCTCATCCCCGCCCCGATTGCGTCCTCGACGTCGGGGGCGGCATCGGCCGGTTCGGCACCGAGTTCGCCCGGCGGGGCGCCGCCGTCACGCTCGTCGACCGCCCCGGCGTGATCGAACTCGCACGCCAGCACCTCGAGGGATCCGACGTCGAACCGGTCCCGGGCGACGCACTCGAATCGCTGCCGGATGGGTTCGACCTCGCATTCTGTGGCCGGTTGACGGTGGGGTTTTCTCCCGCTGAAAACGAACGGCTGTTCGAGAACGTCTACGAGGCACTCGATGCGGGCGGCACCGTGGCATGCCTCGAGTACGTCAGCGGGAGATCCAGCATTGCCCCGATGTTTGCCGTCCACATGCTGGCCATGTCGGAGACTGGAGGTACGTACACCGAGGAGCAGTATCATACCTGGCTCGGACGCGCCGGATTCGTCGATGTCGACGTGCGAGACGTTCCGGGTACCGACTGTCAACTTGTGATCGGACGCAAGCCCGAGTGA
- a CDS encoding DUF2800 domain-containing protein — MTFSVSWHTLLDELDDLPEGATLITPLSHKRFRVTNVQEQRVIIDFEDRDEKRPLQRDQFETLYRRITGEPDGFELDRLPPDADPYPAVLSLHPRFEIDEDAGVIIEKDGPTTSQLLDAEPANETDERSEPDLDVYADALLLVDALERHDVATLSEMETDALVNLYTLLSDVQRNANDLRQDVADVLLNRLHHDRPVSGPFGSVQRTTRRNRSLKDEDEVLAKLEAEGIDRERVTGIDRSKVDDALEVTELAESDVYDIEESEYVRKADVDEEVKETRLQGLKEQLAATEGEEAEELRQEIEDLEGRIDELTSFRTGAEVHE; from the coding sequence ATGACGTTCAGCGTCTCGTGGCACACGCTCCTCGACGAACTCGACGATCTCCCCGAGGGAGCGACGCTGATCACCCCACTCTCGCACAAGCGATTTCGGGTCACCAACGTGCAGGAGCAACGTGTCATCATCGACTTCGAGGATAGGGACGAGAAACGACCACTCCAGCGTGACCAATTCGAGACCCTGTATCGGCGCATCACCGGCGAGCCGGACGGCTTCGAGCTTGACCGACTCCCACCTGACGCGGATCCGTACCCGGCGGTTTTGAGTCTCCACCCACGGTTCGAGATCGACGAGGACGCGGGCGTGATCATCGAGAAGGATGGGCCGACCACCAGCCAGCTTCTCGATGCCGAACCCGCCAATGAAACCGACGAACGGTCAGAGCCGGACTTGGACGTGTATGCGGACGCGCTGTTGCTCGTAGACGCTCTTGAGCGCCACGACGTGGCCACACTGTCAGAGATGGAGACGGACGCGCTCGTGAACCTATACACCCTACTCTCGGACGTCCAGCGCAACGCCAACGACCTCCGTCAGGACGTAGCTGACGTACTGCTGAACCGGCTGCATCACGACCGGCCCGTGAGCGGCCCCTTCGGGTCTGTCCAGCGTACGACGCGTCGGAATCGCTCGCTGAAAGACGAGGATGAGGTACTGGCGAAGCTGGAGGCCGAAGGAATCGACCGTGAGCGGGTGACGGGTATCGACCGGAGCAAGGTCGACGACGCCTTGGAGGTCACTGAGCTGGCCGAGAGCGACGTCTACGACATCGAGGAGAGTGAGTACGTCCGCAAGGCCGACGTCGACGAGGAGGTCAAGGAAACGCGTCTCCAAGGCCTCAAGGAGCAACTCGCGGCGACAGAAGGTGAAGAAGCTGAGGAGCTACGCCAGGAGATCGAGGACCTGGAGGGCCGTATCGACGAACTCACCAGCTTCCGAACGGGGGCGGAGGTTCACGAATGA
- a CDS encoding helicase-related protein, protein MTERPQFVDNRNGNTLARAIDEYLDYLDGHLADEPDLDVVTGYFNPRGYFSISDGLEHVGQVRLLIGAQPDQEGIERWRQPEEPRGEAYERQRIDEALQSLDENLERDRNLLGFSRDVDQGLQELVDFLRSDQVEVRRHEDKFVHGKAYLFSDAEGVIAGSSNFTGAGLNSNLELNLGTYDPHVTDRVHDWFEELWAASEPYDLAALYEERFEPYRPYLIYLRVLWERYGDELAEEEDEDGGINLVNFQEDAVRRANRFLKRHGGVIIADEVGLGKTYIAGELLHQYVQENRQRALVISPAYLRDGMWEQKGPEWGIQFETVSYAELRNESQLGGDRNVLDLDVDEYQLVVIDEAHAFRNPGTQQSHALRTLLRGDPPKDVVMLTATPVNNSLWDLYYLLNYFIRNDAAFANEGIRSLRERFKTAQSEDPSDLSPDMLFDVLDETTVRRTRRFIKNHYEDAMMPDGEGGSVRINFPDPNPQRVDYTFSDTLSDDYFRDVARGLAAGEHEESELTLARYRPSYYLEGEEDASELSLVGLLRTGLLKRFESSSHAFANTLDRMIQQNRAALRLMDEGYFPDPDAIDEWVEMDSDEAMDEALGEAADGRVPLSAADLDPIRLQDDLENDIEILERWRDGARSVSREDDQKLHALRETLSEVVERARDDAEARELEDKDVEAAFQRNRKVLLFSYYEDTVDWIYEYLEEVVAEDDELSCYEGRIAAVVGDGAKYGVSREDAVHGFAPNSGDAPPDATDEYDILIATDVLGQGVNLQEARTVINYDLPWNPMRVVQRNGRIDRVNSPHSEIYPITFFPENRLDDLLELEHRVRQKLTQAARSIGVSGGVIPDMETLNQNFAERVEDIGSIQEEDRDFYEEGGGTAAAYSGEEYRQELRKGLETREDQVTSLPWAAGSGFEGDTPGYFFCARIGEEVFMRFLPEETDEEDDEIVQDTLTCLKRIECTEETDRMLPDSMRDRVYDAWETARSDIYTQWQEQTDPLNVQPDIRRLFREVAQHLRENWPDDMTQDELQETVEAVEAPWGRRYERELREIYEDESLAPVEKSRQLVEKVEDLGLQPFEAPDPLPPIQEDEVKLICWMVVAPEEDEEEDDRPQLMSQVTFGT, encoded by the coding sequence TGAGGCCTACGAACGCCAGCGCATCGACGAGGCTCTCCAATCACTCGATGAGAATCTCGAACGCGACCGCAACCTGCTGGGTTTCTCCCGCGACGTTGATCAGGGACTTCAGGAACTCGTTGACTTCCTCCGAAGCGACCAGGTCGAGGTTCGCCGCCACGAGGACAAGTTCGTCCACGGGAAGGCCTACCTGTTCTCGGACGCAGAGGGTGTGATCGCTGGCTCGTCGAACTTCACCGGTGCGGGACTGAACTCGAACCTCGAACTGAACCTTGGCACCTACGACCCGCACGTCACTGACCGCGTCCACGACTGGTTTGAGGAACTGTGGGCCGCCAGCGAACCGTACGATCTGGCCGCCCTCTATGAAGAACGATTCGAACCCTATCGCCCGTACCTGATCTACCTTCGGGTGCTCTGGGAACGCTACGGTGACGAACTGGCCGAAGAAGAGGACGAAGACGGTGGGATCAATCTCGTGAACTTCCAGGAAGATGCTGTCAGGCGGGCCAACCGCTTCCTCAAGCGACACGGTGGCGTCATCATCGCAGACGAGGTCGGCCTCGGGAAGACCTACATCGCGGGTGAGTTGCTCCACCAGTACGTCCAGGAGAACCGCCAGCGTGCGCTCGTGATTTCGCCCGCCTATCTCCGAGACGGTATGTGGGAACAGAAGGGACCTGAGTGGGGAATCCAGTTCGAGACGGTCTCTTACGCCGAACTTCGTAACGAGAGCCAACTCGGTGGTGACAGGAACGTACTGGATCTGGACGTGGACGAGTACCAGCTTGTCGTCATCGACGAAGCCCACGCGTTCCGCAACCCTGGTACGCAACAGTCTCACGCCCTTCGCACGCTCCTCCGTGGTGATCCACCGAAGGACGTGGTCATGCTAACGGCTACGCCGGTCAACAACTCGCTGTGGGACCTGTACTACCTGCTGAACTATTTCATCCGCAACGACGCCGCCTTCGCCAACGAAGGCATCCGGTCGCTCCGTGAGCGGTTCAAAACGGCCCAGTCCGAAGACCCGTCGGATCTCAGCCCCGATATGCTGTTCGACGTGTTGGATGAGACGACTGTCCGCCGGACACGCCGATTCATCAAGAATCACTACGAGGACGCGATGATGCCCGACGGCGAAGGCGGATCTGTCCGTATCAACTTCCCCGATCCGAACCCCCAGCGCGTCGATTACACGTTCTCGGACACGCTTAGTGACGACTACTTCCGCGATGTTGCACGGGGCTTGGCCGCCGGAGAACACGAGGAGTCAGAGCTGACACTCGCCCGCTATCGCCCATCATACTACCTCGAAGGTGAAGAGGACGCGTCGGAACTCTCGCTTGTGGGCCTCCTCCGAACAGGTCTGCTCAAGCGGTTCGAGTCCTCCAGTCATGCCTTTGCCAACACACTCGACCGGATGATCCAGCAAAACCGTGCCGCGCTCCGGCTGATGGATGAGGGGTACTTCCCCGACCCCGACGCCATCGACGAATGGGTCGAGATGGATAGCGACGAGGCGATGGATGAAGCACTCGGAGAAGCCGCCGATGGTCGGGTTCCACTGTCAGCCGCCGATCTCGATCCAATACGCCTCCAGGACGATTTGGAGAACGACATCGAGATACTCGAACGCTGGCGGGACGGCGCACGGAGTGTGAGCCGCGAGGACGACCAGAAGCTCCATGCCCTCCGTGAGACCCTCTCCGAGGTCGTTGAGCGAGCGCGAGATGATGCTGAGGCACGCGAACTCGAAGACAAGGATGTCGAGGCGGCGTTCCAACGGAACCGCAAGGTGCTGTTGTTCTCCTACTACGAAGATACGGTGGACTGGATCTACGAATATCTTGAGGAGGTCGTAGCGGAGGACGATGAACTGTCGTGCTACGAGGGACGTATCGCGGCGGTGGTTGGTGATGGTGCGAAGTACGGAGTAAGCCGCGAAGATGCGGTTCACGGCTTCGCACCGAACTCCGGGGACGCGCCGCCGGACGCCACCGACGAGTACGACATCCTGATCGCCACGGATGTACTTGGCCAAGGTGTCAATCTCCAGGAAGCACGGACGGTCATCAACTACGACCTCCCGTGGAACCCGATGCGGGTGGTCCAGCGGAATGGGCGCATCGACCGCGTGAACTCACCGCACTCGGAGATCTACCCGATCACGTTCTTCCCTGAAAATCGTCTCGACGACCTCCTGGAACTCGAACACCGGGTACGCCAGAAACTCACACAGGCCGCCCGATCGATTGGCGTGAGCGGTGGCGTCATCCCCGACATGGAGACGTTGAATCAGAACTTCGCGGAGCGCGTCGAGGACATCGGCTCGATCCAAGAGGAGGACAGGGATTTCTACGAGGAGGGCGGCGGGACTGCGGCCGCCTACTCCGGTGAGGAGTACCGACAGGAACTCCGCAAGGGACTGGAGACACGGGAAGACCAGGTCACGTCACTTCCGTGGGCGGCTGGCTCTGGGTTTGAGGGCGACACGCCTGGATACTTCTTCTGCGCTCGGATTGGCGAGGAGGTGTTCATGCGGTTCCTCCCCGAGGAGACGGATGAGGAAGATGACGAGATTGTCCAAGACACGCTCACCTGTCTCAAGCGGATCGAGTGTACCGAGGAAACCGATCGTATGCTTCCGGACTCGATGCGTGACCGCGTATACGACGCGTGGGAGACGGCCCGTTCGGACATCTACACGCAGTGGCAAGAGCAGACCGACCCGTTGAACGTGCAGCCCGACATCCGGCGGCTGTTCCGCGAGGTCGCCCAGCACCTTCGGGAGAACTGGCCGGACGACATGACCCAGGACGAGCTTCAAGAGACGGTCGAGGCCGTCGAGGCTCCGTGGGGTCGTCGGTACGAGCGTGAACTCCGTGAGATCTACGAGGATGAATCCCTTGCCCCGGTTGAGAAGTCGCGTCAGCTCGTCGAGAAGGTCGAAGATCTGGGTCTTCAGCCGTTCGAGGCCCCCGATCCACTCCCGCCGATTCAGGAAGACGAGGTGAAGCTGATCTGCTGGATGGTCGTCGCGCCCGAAGAGGACGAGGAGGAAGATGATCGGCCACAATTGATGTCACAGGTGACATTCGGTACGTAG